A stretch of the Rhizobium sullae genome encodes the following:
- a CDS encoding oligosaccharide flippase family protein has translation MSPENRNESGVEIQNLQASTATQELASNKMRATAIRGAAWSLVQICAERATQASVFLITARLLGPTDLGMAAMAVAPALIANHALQGVTQTVIQREDAGPGYLSACFVCAIGSSLLMAMLIVAAAPILSSAVGDPLIDDLMRASALAPALTGIGLVSEGLLARKFAFSVLAIRRPLAILTGGALSIALAYFGGGAWSIIAQTILAAATGSLVCLAALPAFPRSRFSKSDWQSASSSVAKLMGRLVLDAAGQRLPEVTLGLLAGPAAAGMFRSAKALLDLVTSVLFYPISAGLLPIFARMSGDPQKLESFILNISLGSLVLFCVPAFGFSIFSAQIVGIALGSAWIQVADIMMIFALALPVLALVASVPSFMIATQQARTLLQCSAVQLLAGIALVAIGALWDVALASFGFVLSICLGAGMLWSRSLARSARVDAQLIREAIALVAMVEVSLAVLFLFRRALVSDWFSVTSFATSLALYIGIVAVFFPGLVASTLQALPPRWRVLPKWLRTC, from the coding sequence ATGAGCCCCGAAAACCGAAACGAGTCCGGCGTCGAAATCCAAAACCTGCAGGCATCAACGGCCACGCAAGAACTTGCAAGCAATAAGATGCGCGCCACCGCAATACGGGGTGCTGCGTGGTCTTTGGTGCAAATCTGCGCTGAGCGGGCCACTCAAGCCAGCGTCTTCTTGATTACTGCGAGACTGCTCGGCCCGACCGACTTGGGCATGGCAGCCATGGCCGTTGCTCCAGCGCTGATTGCGAACCATGCATTGCAGGGGGTCACGCAGACCGTCATACAGCGGGAGGATGCTGGGCCGGGTTATCTGAGCGCGTGTTTTGTCTGCGCGATCGGTAGCAGCCTGCTGATGGCGATGCTCATCGTCGCAGCCGCACCGATCCTATCATCCGCCGTCGGCGATCCCTTGATCGACGATCTGATGCGGGCTTCGGCGCTCGCTCCAGCACTGACCGGGATCGGACTGGTCTCAGAAGGGCTGCTTGCTAGAAAATTCGCCTTTTCGGTGCTGGCGATCCGGCGTCCCTTGGCGATCCTCACGGGAGGTGCGCTGTCGATCGCCCTTGCCTATTTCGGCGGCGGAGCCTGGAGCATCATTGCGCAGACCATTCTCGCGGCGGCGACGGGGTCCCTCGTGTGCTTGGCCGCCCTGCCGGCCTTTCCGAGATCCCGCTTTTCCAAGTCGGACTGGCAGAGCGCTTCCTCAAGCGTCGCCAAGCTGATGGGTCGGCTCGTGCTCGATGCGGCAGGCCAACGCCTGCCGGAAGTCACGCTAGGGCTCCTTGCAGGACCGGCTGCTGCGGGCATGTTCCGCTCGGCGAAGGCGCTCCTCGATCTGGTGACGAGCGTGCTGTTCTATCCGATTTCGGCAGGCCTCCTTCCGATATTCGCCCGAATGTCCGGCGACCCCCAAAAGCTCGAGAGCTTTATACTGAATATCTCGCTTGGAAGCCTCGTGCTGTTCTGCGTCCCGGCGTTCGGATTTTCCATTTTCTCAGCCCAGATCGTCGGGATTGCGTTGGGGTCTGCTTGGATCCAGGTGGCCGACATCATGATGATTTTCGCGCTGGCCTTGCCCGTCCTGGCCCTCGTAGCTTCCGTGCCTTCCTTCATGATCGCCACCCAGCAAGCCCGAACGCTGCTCCAGTGTTCTGCGGTCCAGTTGCTGGCGGGCATAGCCTTGGTTGCAATCGGGGCATTGTGGGATGTCGCGCTGGCATCCTTCGGCTTCGTGCTCTCTATATGCCTGGGGGCCGGCATGCTTTGGTCGCGCTCTCTTGCCCGATCCGCTCGCGTCGACGCACAGCTGATCCGCGAGGCGATCGCCCTTGTGGCCATGGTGGAGGTGTCGCTTGCAGTGCTCTTTCTGTTTCGGCGCGCGCTCGTCTCCGACTGGTTCAGCGTGACCTCGTTCGCGACATCGCTTGCACTGTACATCGGGATCGTCGCCGTGTTCTTTCCCGGGCTTGTCGCCAGCACTCTGCAAGCGCTGCCGCCGCGCTGGCGCGTCCTGCCGAAATGGTTGAGAACCTGTTGA
- a CDS encoding glycoside hydrolase family 18 protein, giving the protein MLSRLTSLFAAAPLVALQALSNPAVAQERWLAGFYPGWEYEFYPPELIDFSSLTHVVMFSVVPENDGSLDTSFFMDSMTGPRIAQEVAMRARAAGRKALLAVGGGGLVDRMRQASNDANRQRFVANLVDLVRRWNYDGLDIDWEPIEPTDQANLAALAKALRDQMPDKLLTIDLSWKNSNSSIENQEARFLMQIEPIFDRLNVMTYDMADNWEDWLSWHNSPLYGDSNSTPASVASSIKAYIGVGIPAGKLGLGVAFYGSCWNAPVSAPRQAAGTAQVIAGDQDMSYRNIMTYYYDPSYAEYDTTAQAPYLSPSKEIGPFGCTFVSYEDERSIAAKGEFARQNGLGGAIIWSLGEGYMPTATNPSGLLQAARKAILD; this is encoded by the coding sequence ATGCTCAGCCGGCTAACCAGTCTCTTCGCCGCTGCTCCGCTTGTTGCGTTGCAAGCCCTCAGCAATCCCGCCGTCGCTCAAGAGCGGTGGTTGGCTGGTTTTTATCCGGGCTGGGAATATGAATTTTATCCACCAGAACTCATTGATTTTTCGTCCCTCACTCACGTGGTGATGTTCTCAGTGGTTCCGGAAAATGACGGATCGCTTGATACAAGTTTCTTCATGGACTCGATGACTGGTCCTCGGATCGCGCAGGAGGTTGCTATGCGGGCGCGCGCAGCGGGTCGAAAGGCGCTCCTCGCAGTTGGCGGGGGCGGACTGGTCGACCGAATGCGCCAAGCCTCAAACGACGCCAACAGGCAACGCTTCGTGGCCAATCTCGTGGATTTGGTGAGGCGGTGGAATTACGACGGTCTCGACATCGATTGGGAACCTATAGAGCCTACGGACCAGGCAAATCTGGCGGCCTTGGCCAAGGCGCTTCGCGACCAGATGCCCGACAAATTATTAACGATCGACCTGAGCTGGAAGAATTCGAATTCTTCCATTGAAAATCAGGAAGCTCGATTCTTGATGCAAATCGAGCCAATCTTCGATCGGCTGAACGTGATGACGTACGATATGGCTGATAACTGGGAGGATTGGCTGTCGTGGCACAATTCTCCGCTTTACGGTGACTCCAACAGCACTCCTGCTTCGGTCGCCAGCAGCATCAAGGCTTATATTGGAGTGGGCATCCCCGCCGGGAAGCTTGGTCTTGGCGTGGCATTCTACGGGAGCTGCTGGAACGCGCCGGTTTCGGCTCCGCGGCAGGCTGCTGGAACCGCCCAAGTGATCGCCGGCGATCAAGACATGAGCTATAGGAATATCATGACGTACTATTACGACCCTAGCTACGCCGAGTACGACACAACCGCTCAGGCGCCGTATCTGTCTCCATCGAAGGAGATCGGCCCGTTCGGATGTACGTTCGTTTCATACGAGGACGAGCGTTCTATCGCGGCCAAGGGGGAATTCGCCCGGCAGAATGGCCTGGGTGGGGCAATCATCTGGTCTCTGGGTGAGGGATACATGCCGACGGCGACAAACCCGAGCGGCCTTCTGCAGGCCGCTCGTAAGGCGATTCTCGATTGA
- a CDS encoding polysaccharide biosynthesis/export family protein, whose amino-acid sequence MARLNVPGAAQNGALALVLLFSAGATAGNASDEYMLGSQDKLRISVTEISSASGEIRPRLNGEFTVDAAGDVAIPLLGNIKAAGMSASKFATSIASQFQAKVRLVNPPVTAVEIVQHRPFYIIGAVEKPGEYPFRPGMRVIHALSVAGGMARAPALGETRFERDMVQANGELNVLRAQRNRLEARRARLEATVGGKDKIEFPARLRLRASEPNVQDVITREQLVFDQRRKTRARELGNYNEQLSLLRGQMSTLQNQIETQNAQSSSVDRELVQVRKLESQGLVPSARVYALERTALAVDSKRKEVQTEMLKVSERVASTEASIRRLQDADGSELLVELNGVDGELESVTGKLGTAEDLIQQLQIDGAPAAGHDEEIEITYSILRERDGQLVEEVTAETSPVRPGDVIKVSRHTTGSLSDRTLSGAPAVTGYQ is encoded by the coding sequence ATGGCTCGTCTTAACGTGCCAGGCGCGGCGCAAAATGGCGCACTGGCGCTGGTGCTCCTGTTCTCGGCGGGAGCAACAGCCGGCAATGCATCGGATGAATATATGCTAGGCTCCCAGGATAAACTCAGGATCAGCGTGACGGAAATCTCTTCGGCGAGCGGCGAGATCCGACCTCGGTTGAATGGCGAATTCACGGTGGATGCGGCAGGCGACGTTGCAATACCGCTGCTTGGCAACATCAAGGCGGCCGGGATGAGCGCTTCCAAATTCGCGACCTCGATCGCATCGCAGTTTCAAGCGAAGGTGCGGCTGGTCAATCCTCCCGTCACTGCCGTCGAAATAGTGCAACATCGTCCATTCTACATCATCGGTGCGGTCGAGAAACCGGGAGAGTACCCCTTCAGGCCAGGCATGAGAGTGATCCATGCGCTCAGTGTGGCAGGTGGCATGGCAAGGGCCCCGGCGTTAGGAGAAACCCGTTTCGAACGCGATATGGTTCAGGCCAATGGCGAACTGAACGTCTTGAGGGCGCAAAGGAACAGGCTTGAGGCTCGACGTGCCCGGCTGGAAGCGACAGTCGGAGGCAAAGATAAAATCGAATTTCCCGCGAGACTGAGACTGCGCGCAAGCGAGCCGAATGTCCAAGATGTGATTACGCGAGAGCAGCTCGTTTTTGATCAGCGGCGCAAGACACGCGCTCGCGAGTTAGGTAACTATAACGAACAGCTTTCACTGCTCCGCGGGCAGATGAGTACTTTGCAGAACCAGATCGAGACCCAGAACGCGCAGAGCAGCAGCGTAGACCGCGAACTTGTCCAGGTGCGGAAGCTCGAATCCCAGGGCTTGGTTCCTTCGGCACGTGTATATGCGCTTGAGCGGACCGCCTTGGCCGTCGACAGCAAGCGCAAAGAGGTGCAGACCGAAATGCTCAAGGTTAGCGAGCGCGTCGCGAGCACTGAGGCCTCAATAAGGCGACTGCAGGACGCGGACGGCAGTGAGTTACTTGTCGAGCTCAACGGCGTGGACGGCGAACTCGAGAGCGTGACAGGCAAGCTTGGCACCGCCGAGGACTTGATCCAGCAATTGCAGATAGACGGAGCGCCTGCTGCAGGTCACGACGAAGAGATCGAGATTACATATTCGATCCTCAGGGAGCGAGATGGACAGTTGGTCGAGGAGGTAACGGCCGAAACGAGCCCGGTCAGACCGGGAGACGTGATCAAGGTCTCACGCCACACGACAGGCTCGCTTTCGGACCGGACCCTCAGCGGCGCCCCGGCGGTAACGGGTTACCAATGA